A single region of the Lactobacillus isalae genome encodes:
- the mfd gene encoding transcription-repair coupling factor codes for MNITELLNKDKDLETFIKQAPAKKRSLLTGINSGALGAVLMQMLKTWQHPLILVEDSEEKAQTLLDELGNLLPDDMIFGFPVDATIATQTAVASPDELSQRLQTLKFLNEKRAGIVVVTPQALQYKLSDPRDFAKTKQVFKPEAEFDLDEVTTWLTQAGYRRESIVARPGEFARRGDILDIYPLDQENPFRIEFFGDEVDTVKEFDAATQRSLEEKDSISIGPALDRVFSLHNLHEAVKKIKQDMDKSIAEEENVKNHFVKTIDLLEADGLPENYAFLIDYLLPKSFNLIDYLDKDGLLLFDDWQTIKKNVADVDAQNEAFISEEIKAGAMLDSQKLRHNFERVVQRAKKAQVLFSLFQKGMGRLKFDQILNFTTREVQQFFSQMPLIKSELTRFANEKNTVILQADSETRAKQIAQNLVDYGVDLPIVKSDQVVEKKAQIVVGDFAHGFAIPSLNIVYLTERELFNQRPHHRKRIKTLENAQRLRNYNELKPGDYVVHVNHGIGRFEGIKTLDVDGKKRDYITITYQHHDQLFVPADQLGLVQKYVASEGRVPHINKLGSSEWAKTKKRVQSKVEDIADDLIELYAKRESEKGFAFSPDDDLQKEFEDAFPYPETPDQLRSIREIKADMESPKPMDRLLVGDVGFGKTEVALRAAFKAIRDGKQVAFLAPTTILAQQHFETMQDRFKDFPVNCALLSRFQTPAEVKEIIEGVKSGEIDMVVGTHRLLSKDVQFKDLGLLIVDEEQRFGVKHKERLKELKANIDVLTLTATPIPRTLHMSMVGVRDLSVMETPPTNRYPIQTYVMEEMPSVVREAVLREMKRNGQVFFLHNRIDDIDKVVSRLEELIPEAKIEYIHGRMSENQMEDIMYRFSKNEFDILVTTTIIETGVDMPNVNTMIVEDADHYGLSQLYQLRGRIGRSARLAYAYFLYQPNKVLTEIGEKRLSAIRDFTELGSGFKIAMRDLSIRGAGNMLGKQQHGFIDSVGYDLYAQMLDDAIKKRKGKKVAVKSNAEVQFNLEAYIPDDYIADQEQKIEFYKKIKGINDQKEAEHIADELIDRFGDYPLAVENLLNVSAIKADADLAQVVAITQKSNDKLQVIFNNRASEELEGPNIFKALEHVSLRARINMDPQKRLNVMLELEKNMSTRQLFNELHTFLEAASDIVQR; via the coding sequence ATGAACATTACAGAATTACTTAATAAAGATAAAGATTTAGAAACATTCATCAAGCAAGCTCCAGCAAAAAAAAGATCTCTTTTAACTGGAATAAATTCTGGAGCTTTAGGTGCTGTTTTAATGCAAATGTTGAAAACTTGGCAGCACCCGTTAATTTTAGTTGAAGATAGCGAAGAAAAAGCTCAAACTCTTTTAGATGAGTTAGGAAATTTGTTGCCAGATGATATGATTTTTGGCTTTCCGGTTGATGCCACAATTGCTACACAAACTGCTGTAGCTTCACCTGATGAACTTAGTCAACGATTGCAGACTTTGAAGTTCCTGAATGAAAAAAGAGCAGGTATTGTCGTTGTAACTCCACAAGCTTTGCAGTATAAATTGAGCGATCCGCGAGATTTTGCTAAGACTAAGCAGGTATTTAAACCTGAAGCAGAATTTGATTTAGATGAAGTAACTACGTGGCTTACGCAAGCAGGATATCGTAGAGAAAGTATTGTGGCACGTCCTGGAGAATTTGCACGTCGAGGCGATATTCTTGATATTTATCCCCTAGACCAAGAAAATCCTTTTAGAATTGAATTCTTTGGTGATGAAGTTGATACGGTAAAAGAGTTCGATGCAGCAACGCAGCGAAGTTTGGAAGAAAAAGATAGTATTTCAATTGGCCCAGCTTTAGATAGAGTTTTTTCACTTCATAATCTCCATGAAGCAGTAAAAAAGATAAAACAAGATATGGATAAATCAATTGCTGAAGAAGAGAATGTTAAAAATCATTTTGTCAAAACAATTGATTTATTAGAAGCAGATGGTCTTCCTGAAAATTATGCTTTTTTGATTGATTATTTACTGCCAAAGTCTTTCAACTTAATTGATTATTTAGATAAAGATGGTCTACTTTTATTTGATGATTGGCAAACAATTAAAAAGAACGTTGCAGATGTAGACGCTCAGAATGAAGCTTTTATTTCCGAAGAAATAAAAGCTGGTGCAATGCTCGATAGTCAAAAGTTACGTCATAACTTTGAAAGGGTAGTTCAGAGGGCAAAAAAGGCACAAGTTTTATTCTCGCTTTTCCAAAAAGGCATGGGTAGGTTAAAGTTTGATCAAATTCTTAACTTTACTACACGTGAAGTGCAACAGTTCTTTAGTCAGATGCCATTAATTAAAAGTGAACTGACGCGCTTTGCCAATGAGAAAAACACGGTTATTTTGCAGGCCGATTCTGAAACACGTGCAAAGCAAATTGCTCAAAATTTGGTTGATTATGGTGTTGATCTTCCAATTGTTAAATCGGATCAAGTTGTGGAAAAGAAAGCTCAAATAGTTGTTGGCGATTTTGCACACGGTTTTGCTATTCCTAGCTTGAATATAGTTTATCTAACAGAACGAGAACTATTCAATCAAAGACCGCACCATCGAAAGAGAATAAAGACTCTTGAAAATGCCCAACGTTTACGGAACTACAACGAATTAAAACCAGGAGATTATGTTGTCCATGTCAATCATGGTATTGGACGTTTTGAGGGAATTAAGACTTTAGATGTAGATGGGAAAAAGCGCGATTATATCACAATTACTTATCAACATCATGACCAGCTATTTGTTCCAGCTGATCAACTAGGCTTAGTTCAAAAATATGTAGCTTCCGAAGGGCGAGTTCCACACATCAATAAGTTAGGAAGTTCTGAATGGGCCAAGACTAAGAAACGTGTTCAATCAAAGGTTGAAGATATTGCTGATGATTTGATTGAATTATATGCAAAGCGTGAATCTGAAAAAGGATTTGCTTTTAGTCCTGATGACGATCTGCAAAAAGAATTTGAAGATGCTTTTCCCTATCCTGAAACGCCTGATCAATTGCGTTCAATTAGAGAAATTAAAGCCGATATGGAAAGTCCCAAACCAATGGATCGTCTTTTAGTTGGGGATGTTGGCTTTGGTAAGACTGAAGTTGCTCTTAGAGCGGCTTTTAAGGCTATTCGAGATGGAAAGCAAGTCGCATTTTTGGCACCAACAACTATTTTGGCGCAACAGCACTTTGAAACAATGCAAGATCGATTTAAAGATTTTCCAGTTAATTGCGCACTTTTGTCACGATTTCAAACTCCTGCTGAAGTTAAGGAGATTATTGAAGGCGTAAAAAGTGGCGAAATAGATATGGTTGTTGGTACACACCGTTTGCTATCAAAAGATGTGCAGTTTAAGGATCTTGGATTGTTAATTGTTGATGAAGAGCAGAGGTTTGGCGTTAAGCATAAAGAAAGACTAAAAGAGCTGAAAGCAAATATTGATGTTTTAACTTTAACAGCTACGCCAATTCCGCGTACTTTACACATGTCGATGGTTGGCGTAAGAGACCTTTCTGTAATGGAGACGCCACCAACTAACCGGTATCCAATTCAAACATATGTCATGGAAGAAATGCCAAGTGTAGTTCGTGAAGCAGTTTTAAGAGAAATGAAGCGCAATGGACAAGTATTCTTTTTACATAATCGAATTGACGACATTGATAAAGTTGTTAGCCGACTCGAAGAATTAATTCCAGAAGCTAAAATTGAATATATTCATGGACGCATGAGCGAAAATCAAATGGAAGATATCATGTATCGTTTTTCAAAAAATGAATTTGATATCTTAGTGACGACAACAATTATTGAAACTGGTGTTGATATGCCAAATGTTAATACGATGATTGTGGAAGATGCAGATCATTATGGCTTAAGTCAGCTTTATCAATTACGTGGACGAATTGGTAGAAGTGCCCGTTTAGCATATGCTTATTTCTTATATCAACCAAATAAAGTTTTAACAGAAATTGGCGAAAAAAGGCTTAGCGCAATTCGTGACTTTACTGAATTAGGGTCAGGCTTTAAAATTGCAATGCGCGATTTGTCAATTAGAGGGGCCGGCAATATGTTAGGAAAGCAGCAGCACGGCTTTATCGATAGCGTCGGGTATGATTTATATGCTCAAATGTTAGATGATGCAATTAAGAAACGTAAGGGTAAGAAGGTTGCTGTTAAATCTAATGCAGAAGTTCAGTTTAATTTAGAAGCATATATTCCCGATGATTACATTGCTGATCAAGAGCAAAAGATTGAATTTTATAAAAAAATCAAAGGAATTAATGATCAAAAGGAAGCAGAACATATCGCCGATGAATTGATTGATCGATTTGGCGATTATCCCCTAGCAGTAGAAAATCTACTAAATGTGTCTGCTATTAAAGCTGATGCGGATTTAGCGCAGGTTGTTGCAATTACGCAGAAATCAAATGATAAATTGCAGGTTATTTTTAATAATCGTGCTAGTGAAGAGTTAGAGGGTCCAAATATTTTTAAGGCCTTAGAACATGTATCTTTAAGAGCACGGATCAATATGGATCCACAAAAGAGATTAAATGTCATGCTGGAACTTGAGAAAAATATGAGTACCAGACAATTATTTAATGAACTGCATACTTTCTTAGAGGCAGCCAGTGACATTGTTCAAAGATAA
- the cbpA gene encoding cyclic di-AMP binding protein CbpA: MLIKSLVYKKDYLTTVNEKATLAEALKILEDSGFRCVPILDDTGTIFRGNIYKMHIYRHKSQGGDMNLPVTYLLKNATKTIKVNSPFFRVFFNIKDLPYIAVLDEENHFYGILTHARLLDMLSDAWNIKNGSYVLTILSDNDRGNLVKMAKIISKYSNIAGCLTLDVKTGELVRRNLFTLPIGVSRETMTAIVNRLEKKGFVVAEIEDLQSGLTIRSAEQPGELKD; the protein is encoded by the coding sequence ATGCTAATTAAATCTCTTGTTTATAAAAAAGACTACTTAACTACAGTCAACGAAAAAGCTACTCTTGCCGAAGCATTAAAAATCTTAGAAGACTCTGGCTTTCGTTGTGTTCCTATTTTAGACGATACAGGTACTATTTTCCGTGGGAACATTTATAAAATGCACATCTACCGTCATAAGTCTCAAGGCGGAGATATGAATCTTCCTGTAACTTATCTACTTAAAAACGCTACTAAAACTATCAAAGTAAATTCACCATTTTTCCGTGTATTCTTTAACATTAAAGACCTCCCATACATCGCTGTATTGGATGAAGAAAACCACTTCTATGGAATTTTAACTCACGCTCGTTTATTAGACATGCTTTCTGATGCCTGGAATATTAAAAATGGTTCTTATGTTTTGACTATTCTTTCAGATAACGATCGTGGTAACTTAGTTAAAATGGCTAAGATTATTTCTAAATACAGTAATATTGCTGGGTGTTTAACTCTAGATGTTAAAACTGGAGAACTAGTACGTCGTAATCTTTTCACCCTTCCAATTGGTGTTTCTCGCGAAACTATGACTGCAATTGTAAATCGTCTTGAAAAGAAAGGATTTGTTGTTGCCGAGATTGAAGATCTTCAATCTGGTTTAACAATCCGCAGTGCAGAACAACCTGGTGAATTAAAAGATTAA
- a CDS encoding S1 RNA-binding domain-containing protein: MKFPIGLRLNAKINNITKLGFFVTLPHHHHGLIFYKDFGDKWESAKNKYSIGDEVRVVIINNHQGKISLSLSQVNNPDLVDPTNDFKDSEDFTPLVKLVADSTKKIADLKNSIEQSDQ; the protein is encoded by the coding sequence GTGAAGTTTCCAATTGGATTAAGACTTAACGCTAAAATTAACAATATTACCAAACTTGGATTTTTTGTAACGCTTCCTCACCATCATCATGGATTGATTTTTTATAAAGACTTTGGTGATAAATGGGAAAGTGCAAAAAACAAGTATAGCATTGGAGATGAAGTACGAGTGGTGATTATAAACAATCACCAAGGAAAAATTTCACTATCATTAAGCCAAGTGAACAATCCCGATTTAGTTGATCCAACTAATGACTTTAAGGATAGTGAAGACTTTACTCCATTAGTAAAATTAGTAGCAGATTCTACTAAGAAAATAGCAGATTTAAAGAATTCAATTGAGCAAAGTGACCAATAA
- the tilS gene encoding tRNA lysidine(34) synthetase TilS, translated as MTKFTDFFTENNIEIKNKKFLLAASGGPDSVALLHMLVDFLPNPSEQLIVAHLDHCLREDSYLESELLKKLAAIFKVTLVEKKWPVRLHPQTGIEAQARAYRYSFLAEVGKQCQADYLLTAHHGDDLIENILLKFIRSGDVEEMNSLQIVGSFASMKILRPLIKYSKDELLEYDRQNKLDFIEDKTNFEDETLRNRLRHHVVPLLKKETDYLVENAYRFSQEVTLLSECQNSLFKNLPSPQKFNHCLRGKKEDLAGLSKKQLAAFFDYLVYKKWHQRIHFDEIQDDKSSIYNKENLKLIFYQNYYYLINKKELSPISYEKNSVKLDEKFSFNGKVYLISLNKKTQKLAGYFYEKKGASLKFGSLPQGSKLKLADGSLTKAKKKFAENGIPLVVRPYCLTVWHDKNPVYVENVYQNQEYNSNFVRYNVYIYP; from the coding sequence ATGACAAAATTTACAGATTTTTTTACTGAAAATAACATCGAAATTAAAAATAAAAAATTTTTACTAGCGGCTAGTGGAGGTCCTGATTCGGTCGCATTATTACATATGCTAGTTGATTTTTTGCCAAATCCGTCGGAGCAGTTAATTGTTGCTCACTTAGATCATTGTCTAAGAGAAGACAGCTATTTAGAGAGTGAACTTTTAAAAAAACTAGCTGCGATTTTTAAGGTAACGTTAGTAGAAAAGAAATGGCCAGTTAGACTCCATCCTCAAACTGGTATCGAAGCACAGGCACGAGCATATCGGTATAGCTTCTTAGCTGAAGTTGGTAAACAATGTCAGGCAGATTATTTACTTACGGCGCATCACGGTGATGATTTAATTGAAAATATTTTATTGAAATTTATTCGCTCAGGGGATGTGGAGGAGATGAATAGTCTGCAAATCGTTGGAAGTTTTGCTTCTATGAAGATCTTGCGGCCATTAATTAAGTATTCAAAAGATGAGCTTTTAGAATACGATAGGCAAAATAAACTAGACTTTATTGAAGATAAAACTAATTTTGAAGATGAAACTTTAAGGAATCGGCTTAGACACCATGTTGTTCCTTTACTGAAAAAAGAAACCGATTATTTAGTAGAGAATGCATATCGTTTTAGTCAAGAAGTTACTCTTCTTTCAGAATGTCAGAACAGTTTGTTTAAAAATTTGCCTTCCCCGCAGAAATTTAATCATTGCTTACGCGGAAAAAAGGAAGACTTAGCTGGTCTAAGTAAAAAGCAGTTAGCAGCATTTTTTGATTATTTGGTGTATAAAAAATGGCATCAAAGAATTCATTTTGATGAGATTCAGGATGATAAAAGTTCAATTTATAATAAAGAAAATTTGAAATTGATTTTTTATCAAAACTATTATTACTTGATAAATAAAAAAGAGTTAAGTCCAATTAGTTATGAAAAAAATTCTGTAAAATTGGATGAAAAATTTTCTTTTAATGGGAAAGTATATTTAATCTCGTTGAATAAAAAAACGCAAAAGTTAGCTGGATATTTTTATGAGAAGAAGGGAGCTAGCTTAAAATTTGGAAGTTTGCCACAAGGTAGTAAATTAAAACTAGCAGATGGAAGTTTAACAAAAGCTAAAAAAAAATTCGCTGAAAATGGGATTCCATTAGTAGTTCGACCATATTGTCTAACTGTTTGGCACGATAAAAATCCTGTTTATGTTGAAAATGTATATCAAAATCAGGAATACAATTCTAATTTTGTTCGCTATAATGTATATATTTATCCTTAA
- the pth gene encoding aminoacyl-tRNA hydrolase, which yields MKLIAGLGNPGKKYDQTKHNTGFMALDHYLKENSLDLDKDKFEGLWTKQKINGEDVIFLEPQTFMNDSGKSIAQVANFFKIAPEDILVIHDDMDMPIGKIRIRANGKSGGHNGIKSIMACLGTNNFNRLKIGIRHPQKESVVSWVLSPFNDEQQKLMDKAFEVSENVIDDFIKGKDAQYLMNQYN from the coding sequence ATGAAGTTAATCGCTGGTTTAGGTAATCCAGGTAAAAAATATGATCAGACCAAGCATAATACTGGTTTTATGGCGTTAGATCACTATTTAAAAGAAAATAGTTTAGATTTAGATAAGGATAAGTTTGAGGGATTATGGACAAAGCAAAAGATTAACGGCGAAGATGTAATTTTCCTTGAACCTCAAACTTTTATGAATGATTCAGGAAAGTCGATTGCGCAAGTTGCTAATTTCTTTAAGATTGCGCCTGAAGATATTTTAGTTATTCATGATGACATGGATATGCCAATTGGAAAGATTAGAATTCGTGCAAATGGAAAATCGGGCGGTCATAATGGAATTAAGAGCATTATGGCTTGTTTAGGAACAAATAATTTTAATCGTTTAAAGATTGGAATCCGTCATCCGCAAAAAGAAAGTGTTGTTTCTTGGGTATTAAGTCCTTTTAATGATGAACAACAAAAGTTAATGGATAAAGCTTTTGAAGTAAGTGAAAATGTCATTGATGATTTTATTAAAGGGAAAGATGCCCAATATTTAATGAATCAGTATAATTAG
- a CDS encoding FtsB family cell division protein produces MQRGPRLYNALSDEERLARLRRKAARKEKEVHRVRKNRIIACFAIAILIFGLQLIMVHVQTGRINSQIQTNKTELNQVNKTNKKLKSQVADLKDPDYVAKVIRYKFYYSKSGESIYTLPEKEEDY; encoded by the coding sequence ATGCAGAGAGGGCCACGACTTTATAATGCCTTAAGCGATGAAGAAAGATTGGCACGCTTGCGACGCAAGGCAGCTAGGAAAGAAAAAGAGGTTCATCGTGTACGGAAGAATCGAATTATTGCTTGTTTTGCAATTGCAATTTTGATTTTTGGACTGCAATTAATTATGGTTCATGTACAAACAGGTAGAATTAATAGTCAAATTCAAACGAATAAGACAGAATTAAACCAAGTTAATAAGACCAATAAAAAATTAAAATCACAAGTTGCAGATTTAAAAGATCCTGATTATGTGGCTAAAGTAATTCGCTATAAGTTCTATTATTCTAAATCTGGTGAATCAATTTATACTCTTCCTGAAAAAGAGGAGGATTATTAG
- a CDS encoding RNA-binding S4 domain-containing protein, whose product MRIDKFLKVSRLVKRRTVAKEMADQGRVKVNDRVVKSSYDVKIGDVIEIGFGTKQLKARVLDLRETTKKAEASDLYELID is encoded by the coding sequence ATGAGAATTGATAAATTTTTAAAAGTTTCTAGATTAGTAAAAAGACGTACTGTTGCTAAAGAAATGGCTGATCAAGGAAGAGTAAAAGTTAATGATCGAGTAGTAAAGTCTAGCTACGATGTAAAGATCGGTGATGTTATTGAAATCGGATTCGGTACTAAACAATTGAAAGCTCGCGTACTTGACTTAAGAGAAACAACTAAGAAGGCTGAAGCAAGCGACTTGTATGAGCTAATTGATTAA
- the ftsH gene encoding ATP-dependent zinc metalloprotease FtsH, translating into MKNRRNRLLSNGLFYIIVFVILLAGINWAVGGSGSNGSTENIRYSQLVKDLKAGKVKSINIQPSNGVYTVTGSYKKAQKANNQNNNGFGLIPSSQSSNEVTRFSTTMLQNDSMVKNVSDLAQKSGASISGQGESQSGTWISTIVMLVPTLIFIVMLWMMMNQGGQGRGGGMMNFGKSHVKPQDPSKNKVRFSDVAGEEEEKQELVEIVEFLKNPAKYTKLGARIPAGVLLEGPPGTGKTLLARAVAGEAGVPFYSISGSDFVEMFVGVGASRVRDLFETAKKNAPSIIFIDEIDAVGRRRGSGVSGGHDEREQTLNQLLVEMDGFEGDEGVIVMAATNRSDVLDPALLRPGRFDRKVLVGRPDVKGREAILKVHAKNKPLAPDVDLKEVARQTPGFVGADLENVLNEAALVAARRNKTEITASDIDEAEDRVIAGPAKKDTVISPEERKRVAYHEAGHAIVGLVLSDSRTVRKVTIVPRGRAGGYNIMLPKEDENIITKKQLMEQVAGLMGGRAGEEVVVGDKSTGASNDFEQATNIARGMVTQYGMTDVGMTELESPSMQSPYGTKPYSEATAAKIDEAVKEILDEGHKQAIDIIKSHRETHKLIAEALLKYETLNEKQILSLFKTGKMPENDENEFPSESKASTYEEAKAAMEKKDQQREETENKDDKEDIHPLPDDHKNIDDIPLNPPSEKKDSDKHNSDENKDN; encoded by the coding sequence ATGAAAAATAGAAGAAATAGACTGCTTTCTAACGGTCTTTTCTATATCATAGTATTCGTGATCCTCTTGGCTGGAATCAATTGGGCTGTAGGTGGCTCAGGTAGTAATGGTTCCACAGAAAATATCCGTTATTCTCAATTAGTAAAAGATTTAAAAGCGGGTAAAGTCAAGAGTATCAATATACAGCCATCTAATGGTGTATATACGGTTACTGGATCTTATAAGAAAGCTCAAAAGGCAAATAATCAAAATAATAATGGATTTGGACTTATCCCAAGTTCACAAAGTAGTAATGAAGTAACGCGTTTCAGTACTACTATGCTTCAAAATGACTCAATGGTTAAGAACGTTTCAGATCTTGCCCAAAAGAGTGGAGCATCAATTTCTGGACAAGGTGAGTCTCAATCTGGAACTTGGATTTCCACTATCGTAATGCTTGTTCCAACCTTGATCTTTATTGTCATGCTTTGGATGATGATGAATCAAGGTGGACAAGGCCGTGGTGGTGGCATGATGAACTTTGGTAAGTCACATGTTAAGCCACAAGATCCAAGTAAGAATAAGGTCAGATTTTCAGATGTAGCTGGAGAAGAAGAAGAAAAGCAAGAATTAGTTGAAATTGTTGAATTCTTAAAGAACCCAGCAAAATATACTAAATTAGGTGCTAGAATTCCGGCTGGTGTCCTCCTTGAGGGTCCTCCTGGTACTGGTAAAACCTTGCTTGCACGTGCAGTTGCTGGAGAAGCTGGCGTACCATTTTACTCAATTTCTGGTTCAGACTTTGTTGAAATGTTTGTTGGTGTCGGTGCCTCTCGTGTACGTGACTTATTTGAAACTGCTAAGAAGAATGCCCCAAGTATCATTTTCATTGATGAAATTGATGCCGTTGGACGTAGACGTGGTAGCGGCGTAAGTGGCGGTCATGATGAAAGAGAACAAACTTTAAACCAATTGCTGGTTGAAATGGATGGTTTTGAAGGTGATGAAGGTGTCATTGTTATGGCAGCTACTAACCGTTCAGATGTTCTTGACCCTGCACTTCTTCGTCCTGGTCGTTTTGACCGTAAAGTTTTAGTTGGTCGTCCAGATGTTAAGGGACGTGAAGCTATCTTAAAGGTTCATGCTAAGAATAAGCCTTTAGCTCCAGATGTAGACTTAAAAGAAGTAGCTCGTCAGACTCCAGGGTTTGTTGGTGCTGATCTTGAAAATGTTTTGAATGAAGCTGCATTAGTTGCTGCTCGTCGTAACAAGACTGAAATTACTGCTTCTGATATTGATGAAGCAGAAGACAGAGTTATTGCTGGACCAGCTAAGAAAGACACTGTTATTTCTCCTGAAGAAAGAAAACGTGTTGCATATCACGAAGCAGGACACGCAATTGTTGGTTTGGTCCTTAGCGATTCTAGAACTGTTCGTAAAGTTACGATTGTACCTAGAGGCCGTGCGGGTGGATACAACATTATGCTTCCAAAAGAGGATGAAAATATCATCACTAAGAAGCAATTAATGGAACAAGTTGCTGGTTTAATGGGTGGTCGTGCTGGTGAAGAAGTAGTCGTTGGTGATAAATCTACTGGTGCTTCAAACGACTTTGAACAAGCTACTAACATCGCTCGTGGTATGGTTACTCAATATGGTATGACTGACGTTGGTATGACTGAGCTTGAATCTCCAAGTATGCAATCACCTTATGGAACTAAGCCATATAGTGAAGCTACAGCTGCTAAGATTGATGAAGCTGTTAAGGAAATTCTTGATGAAGGTCACAAACAAGCTATTGATATCATTAAGAGCCACCGTGAAACTCACAAGTTAATTGCAGAAGCTTTGCTCAAGTATGAAACTTTAAACGAAAAACAAATTCTTTCATTATTTAAGACTGGTAAGATGCCAGAAAATGATGAAAACGAATTTCCAAGTGAGTCTAAGGCTTCTACTTATGAAGAAGCAAAAGCTGCAATGGAAAAGAAGGATCAACAAAGAGAAGAAACTGAAAATAAGGATGATAAAGAAGACATTCATCCACTTCCTGATGATCATAAGAATATTGATGATATTCCACTTAATCCACCATCTGAAAAGAAAGATTCTGATAAACACAATTCAGATGAAAACAAGGATAATTAA
- a CDS encoding L-lactate dehydrogenase, translated as MSEEKIHKIILVGDGAVGSTYAFSLVQQGIAQELGIVDIVKERTQGDAIDLADATPWIAPKTIYSAEYSDAKDADLVVISAGAPQKPGETRLDLVNKNLKILSSIVEPIVESGFNGIFLVAANPVDILTHATWRMSGFPKDRVIGSGTSLDTGRLQKVIGEMEHVDPRSVNAYMLGEHGDTEFPVWSYNNVGGVKVSDWVKAHPEVGENKLEAIHKEVADMAYDIINKKGATFYGIGTALAFITKAILNNEHRVLPLSVPMDGEYGLHDIHIGTPAVVGRHGLEQVIEMPLNADEQAKMEASAKQLKEVMDKAFKETGVKVRQ; from the coding sequence ATGTCAGAAGAAAAAATTCATAAGATTATTCTTGTTGGTGACGGTGCTGTAGGTTCTACTTACGCATTCTCATTAGTTCAACAAGGTATCGCCCAAGAATTAGGTATCGTTGATATCGTTAAAGAAAGAACTCAAGGTGATGCTATTGACTTAGCAGACGCAACTCCTTGGATCGCACCAAAGACTATTTACTCTGCAGAATACTCAGACGCAAAAGACGCTGACTTAGTAGTTATTTCTGCTGGTGCTCCACAAAAACCAGGTGAAACTCGTCTTGACCTTGTTAACAAGAACTTAAAGATTTTATCTTCAATCGTTGAACCAATCGTTGAATCTGGCTTCAATGGTATTTTCTTAGTTGCTGCTAACCCAGTTGACATCTTAACTCACGCAACTTGGAGAATGTCAGGTTTCCCTAAGGATCGTGTTATCGGTTCAGGTACTTCACTTGATACTGGTCGTCTTCAAAAAGTTATCGGTGAAATGGAACACGTTGACCCACGTTCAGTTAACGCATACATGCTTGGTGAACACGGTGATACTGAATTCCCAGTATGGAGCTACAACAATGTTGGTGGCGTAAAAGTTAGCGACTGGGTAAAGGCTCACCCAGAAGTTGGTGAAAACAAGCTTGAAGCAATCCACAAGGAAGTTGCTGACATGGCTTACGATATTATTAACAAGAAGGGTGCTACTTTCTACGGTATCGGTACTGCTTTAGCATTCATTACTAAGGCTATCTTGAACAATGAACACAGAGTTCTTCCACTTTCAGTACCTATGGACGGTGAATACGGCTTACACGACATTCACATTGGTACTCCAGCAGTTGTTGGTCGTCACGGTTTGGAACAAGTTATTGAAATGCCATTAAACGCTGACGAACAAGCTAAGATGGAAGCTTCTGCAAAGCAATTGAAAGAAGTTATGGACAAGGCCTTCAAAGAAACTGGCGTAAAAGTTCGTCAATAA